A part of Nocardioides sp. WS12 genomic DNA contains:
- a CDS encoding allophanate hydrolase, with amino-acid sequence MTTFISRLSAAQVAAFEGRPGPLADLRFAIKDNIDLVGIPTTAGDPRRSAPAVASAFAVQRLIEAGAVPVGKTNLDQYATGLVGTRSPYGACSSVYSDEHISGGSSSGSAVAVASGEVDFALGTDTAGSGRVPAAFNGLIGVKPTRGLVSTTGVVPACRSLDCTTVLARSLPLARKVLDQIAVFDPADAYARRITPRAFGDRPRIGIPTNRLDLDPLHQEAWAQAIAETDGAVGVDISPLLEAAALLYSGPWLAERWLAFGAALIDDPAVDPTVRTIVTKGRDLSAADAFAGFHRLAELARDAEPIWEQIDALLLPVTATHPTLAEVAADPIGVNTRLGQFTNMTNLLDLCAVAFPGPVRSDGLPFGVQLLAPAGCDNALLDLVEHRVEQREGTLVAVAGAHLTGQPLNADLVRRGGSLVTTTRTATDYRMYVVDGPLPRPGLTRTDGKPAGEGIEVEVWRLPADALAGFMGTIAPPLAIGPVELADGSQVLGFVCTADGVDPDREITAYGGWRAWLDARAPA; translated from the coding sequence ATGACGACCTTCATCTCGCGATTGTCGGCCGCACAGGTTGCGGCCTTCGAGGGCCGGCCGGGGCCGTTGGCGGACCTTCGCTTCGCCATCAAGGACAACATCGACCTGGTCGGAATCCCCACCACCGCTGGGGATCCGCGCCGTTCGGCGCCAGCGGTGGCCAGCGCCTTCGCCGTGCAGCGGCTGATCGAGGCGGGTGCCGTGCCGGTCGGGAAGACCAACCTCGACCAGTACGCCACCGGACTGGTCGGCACGCGTTCGCCGTACGGCGCCTGCAGCTCGGTCTACTCCGACGAGCACATCAGCGGAGGCTCCAGCTCGGGCAGCGCCGTGGCCGTCGCGTCCGGGGAAGTCGACTTCGCCCTGGGCACCGACACCGCCGGCAGCGGCAGGGTCCCGGCGGCGTTCAACGGGCTGATCGGCGTCAAGCCCACGCGCGGCCTGGTCTCCACCACCGGGGTGGTCCCGGCCTGCCGGTCCCTGGATTGTACGACGGTCCTCGCGCGCTCCCTGCCCCTCGCGAGGAAGGTCCTCGACCAGATCGCCGTCTTCGATCCAGCCGACGCCTACGCGCGAAGGATCACCCCACGCGCGTTCGGCGACAGGCCCCGGATCGGCATCCCGACCAACCGGCTGGACCTCGATCCGCTGCACCAGGAGGCGTGGGCACAAGCCATCGCCGAGACTGACGGCGCCGTGGGGGTGGACATCTCACCCCTCCTCGAAGCGGCTGCGTTGCTCTACTCGGGCCCGTGGCTGGCCGAGCGCTGGCTGGCCTTCGGCGCAGCGCTCATCGACGATCCGGCCGTCGACCCGACGGTCCGCACCATCGTGACGAAGGGCCGCGACCTCAGCGCAGCGGACGCCTTCGCGGGCTTCCACCGGCTCGCGGAGCTGGCGCGCGACGCCGAGCCGATCTGGGAGCAGATCGACGCGCTGCTGCTCCCGGTCACGGCCACCCATCCGACTCTCGCGGAGGTCGCGGCCGACCCGATCGGCGTGAACACGCGGCTCGGCCAGTTCACCAACATGACCAACCTGCTCGACCTGTGCGCCGTGGCGTTCCCCGGTCCGGTGCGGAGTGACGGGCTGCCGTTCGGCGTACAACTGCTGGCTCCTGCCGGTTGCGACAACGCCCTGCTCGACCTCGTCGAGCACCGGGTCGAGCAACGGGAAGGCACCTTGGTCGCCGTGGCCGGCGCCCACCTGACCGGACAACCCCTCAACGCCGATCTCGTCCGCCGCGGCGGCAGCCTGGTCACCACGACCCGGACCGCCACCGACTACCGGATGTACGTCGTCGACGGCCCGCTCCCCCGCCCCGGCCTCACCCGCACGGACGGCAAGCCAGCCGGCGAGGGCATCGAGGTCGAGGTGTGGCGCCTGCCCGCGGACGCACTGGCGGGCTTCATGGGAACCATCGCACCACCTCTCGCGATCGGTCCTGTCGAGCTCGCCGACGGCAGCCAGGTGCTCGGGTTCGTCTGCACCGCCGACGGTGTCGACCCCGACCGTGAGATCACGGCGTACGGCGGCTGGCGGGCTTGGCTGGACGCCCGGGCTCCCGCGTAG
- a CDS encoding esterase-like activity of phytase family protein has translation MRLLPAVALLTATGLVAAPALAATTPYVDKRTTLDALSLEDFQGTVVDDRGVELGGIGSGLFALGSNEYWTVTDRGPNGEIGDTRTFIVPEFTPSLVKVRARGTRLDVLESIPLVTPAGDPVTGLPNFAVPGDPAPFAGDGTTLLDYNANGVDTEGVVRTADGHFWLVDEYGPSIVEVDPTGHVIARHVPAGLEDDYAAAGVDYPVNGSLPADLSKRRANRGFEDIALLSDGKTIVVALQSSVVVSGDRDRIITELVSFDTTTGTTLHRYGYRFDAASTFAAGTRGRDLKISALIPVDQTHLVVQERTDTEARFYTITLDPTDPLVTEADKALLVNLAGVAGVPGKVEGAALKNKSTLVIISDNDFGFVPRAYAAGEDVDPSGVKTVLAEVKLP, from the coding sequence ATGCGCCTTCTTCCCGCAGTCGCCCTGCTGACTGCAACCGGCCTCGTTGCCGCCCCTGCCCTGGCCGCCACCACGCCGTACGTCGACAAGCGGACCACCCTCGACGCGCTCTCTCTCGAGGACTTCCAGGGGACCGTCGTCGATGACCGCGGCGTCGAACTGGGCGGCATCGGCAGCGGGCTTTTCGCCCTGGGGAGCAACGAGTACTGGACCGTCACGGACCGCGGCCCGAACGGCGAGATCGGCGACACCCGCACGTTCATCGTCCCGGAGTTCACCCCGTCGTTGGTCAAGGTCCGCGCGCGCGGCACCCGGCTCGACGTACTGGAGTCCATTCCGCTCGTGACGCCGGCCGGTGACCCGGTCACGGGGCTCCCGAACTTCGCGGTGCCCGGCGACCCGGCGCCGTTCGCCGGCGACGGCACGACGCTGCTCGACTACAACGCCAACGGCGTCGACACCGAGGGTGTCGTGCGCACGGCGGACGGTCACTTCTGGCTCGTCGATGAGTACGGCCCGTCGATCGTCGAGGTGGACCCGACCGGTCACGTGATCGCGCGCCACGTCCCCGCGGGGCTCGAGGATGACTACGCCGCTGCTGGTGTCGACTACCCGGTCAACGGCTCACTGCCCGCTGACCTGTCGAAGCGCCGCGCGAACCGCGGCTTCGAGGACATCGCCCTGCTGTCCGACGGCAAGACCATCGTGGTGGCGCTGCAGAGCTCCGTCGTGGTGTCGGGCGACCGGGACCGGATCATCACCGAGCTGGTTTCCTTCGATACGACGACCGGCACGACGCTGCACCGCTACGGCTACCGCTTCGACGCCGCCTCTACCTTCGCGGCCGGCACTCGGGGACGGGACCTGAAGATCTCTGCGCTCATCCCGGTCGACCAGACGCACCTCGTCGTCCAGGAGCGCACCGACACCGAGGCCCGCTTCTACACGATCACGCTCGACCCGACCGACCCGTTGGTGACCGAGGCCGACAAGGCTCTCCTGGTCAACCTGGCCGGTGTCGCGGGCGTTCCTGGCAAGGTCGAGGGCGCTGCGTTGAAGAACAAGTCGACGCTGGTGATCATCAGCGACAACGACTTCGGCTTCGTCCCGCGGGCGTACGCCGCCGGTGAGGACGTCGACCCGTCGGGTGTGAAGACGGTGCTGGCTGAGGTCAAGCTGCCGTAG
- a CDS encoding endonuclease/exonuclease/phosphatase family protein: MRLASFNVENLFARPKAMDANEADSDTRSRILAAHARVSTLFELAGYQGVEAEILDLLDQLGVLNDDEGTFVRLRKLRGSLLRRPTTGAVTLIAKGRADWVGWVELKTVAVSVRATEHTAMVIDELAADVLTVIEADNRPGLDMFSRAMLPAVGGTPYPQTMVVEGNDSRGIDVGCMAGAGYPLVQIRTHIFDEDATGPVFSRDCCEYHFDTPAGSRLVVLANHFKSKGYASQGDPIGAKKRKRQARRVAAIYKALRLEGIEYVAITGDLNDDPASDSLKPLIGLAGLTDISAHAAFDWNHRKGTYGSGNEKDKIDYILLSQPLFDLATGGGVFRKGVYRGNRTKDPWEIFATLDKKEHEASDHAAIYADITDF, translated from the coding sequence ATGAGGCTCGCATCATTCAACGTGGAGAACCTCTTTGCGCGCCCGAAGGCCATGGACGCCAACGAGGCCGACAGTGACACCCGGAGCAGGATCCTCGCGGCGCACGCGAGGGTCTCGACGCTCTTCGAGCTGGCCGGCTATCAGGGCGTCGAGGCGGAGATCCTCGACCTCCTGGACCAACTGGGGGTGCTGAACGACGACGAGGGCACCTTCGTGCGTCTGCGCAAGCTGCGCGGGTCGCTCCTGCGCCGCCCGACGACCGGCGCCGTCACGCTGATCGCCAAGGGCCGGGCCGACTGGGTCGGCTGGGTCGAGCTCAAGACGGTCGCGGTCAGCGTCCGTGCCACCGAACACACCGCGATGGTCATCGACGAACTTGCTGCCGATGTCCTCACCGTGATCGAGGCGGACAACCGCCCGGGCCTGGACATGTTCAGCCGGGCCATGCTGCCCGCGGTGGGCGGGACGCCGTACCCACAGACGATGGTGGTGGAGGGCAACGACTCCCGCGGGATCGACGTGGGGTGCATGGCGGGCGCGGGGTACCCGCTGGTCCAGATCCGCACCCACATCTTCGACGAGGACGCGACGGGGCCGGTCTTCTCGCGGGACTGCTGCGAGTACCACTTCGACACGCCCGCCGGCAGTCGCCTCGTGGTGCTGGCGAACCACTTCAAGTCCAAGGGGTACGCCTCGCAGGGCGACCCCATCGGTGCGAAGAAGCGCAAGCGCCAGGCCCGCCGGGTCGCCGCGATCTACAAGGCCCTGCGACTTGAAGGGATTGAGTACGTCGCCATCACGGGTGACCTGAACGACGACCCGGCCAGCGATTCGCTCAAGCCACTCATCGGGTTGGCCGGCCTCACCGACATCAGCGCGCACGCGGCGTTCGACTGGAACCACCGCAAGGGCACCTACGGGTCGGGCAACGAGAAGGACAAGATCGACTACATCCTGCTGTCGCAGCCGCTCTTCGACCTGGCGACCGGGGGAGGCGTGTTCCGCAAGGGCGTGTACCGCGGCAACCGCACGAAGGACCCGTGGGAGATCTTCGCGACGCTGGACAAGAAGGAACACGAAGCGTCCGACCACGCGGCGATCTACGCGGACATCACCGACTTCTGA
- a CDS encoding acetoacetate decarboxylase family protein: MTITHDILGQTVTMPVDVRDGSNATVIFDVDLEAARALAPAGFEVIESAPGRAQFALALIDYKDNDLGAYLEVGTILFVRPEGGGEDGTFITHLPVTESFTCAAGNQIWGFPKSVEQIEVTNTETATRWVLTMDGELVVDVTLPRGGDDEMPPMALAAYTVIDGRPHVTGFTQGGSGSGMYFDGEVSLTLGSHPIAKELASLGLSPDSVVLSTWTERMQARFDEPTPL; encoded by the coding sequence GTGACCATCACCCACGACATCCTCGGCCAGACCGTGACCATGCCCGTCGACGTACGGGATGGGTCCAATGCCACCGTCATCTTCGACGTCGACCTCGAGGCGGCACGGGCCCTGGCCCCGGCTGGCTTCGAGGTCATTGAGAGCGCGCCGGGCCGCGCGCAATTCGCGCTCGCGCTGATCGACTACAAGGACAACGACCTCGGTGCCTATCTGGAGGTCGGCACCATCCTCTTCGTCCGTCCCGAAGGTGGGGGCGAGGACGGCACGTTCATCACCCACCTCCCGGTCACTGAGTCGTTCACCTGCGCTGCCGGCAACCAGATCTGGGGCTTCCCCAAGTCCGTCGAACAGATCGAGGTGACCAACACCGAGACCGCCACGCGCTGGGTGCTCACGATGGATGGCGAGCTCGTCGTCGACGTCACCCTGCCGCGAGGCGGCGACGACGAGATGCCGCCGATGGCGCTGGCCGCCTACACCGTCATCGACGGCCGACCGCACGTCACCGGCTTCACCCAGGGCGGCAGCGGCAGCGGGATGTACTTCGATGGCGAGGTGTCACTGACCCTCGGCTCACACCCGATCGCCAAGGAGCTCGCCTCCCTGGGCCTGTCGCCGGACTCCGTGGTCCTGAGCACGTGGACCGAGCGGATGCAGGCCCGGTTCGACGAGCCCACGCCGCTCTGA
- a CDS encoding DUF2306 domain-containing protein: protein MSTTARKRASLLGWGAITALAVLYGPMAIEYMWRFFNPDAPQLWNHTFGAIVDHDEVYGPGSIHAEKAVDYSENRYVLLLHTSAGGIAIVLFAAQFSARVRRNLARHRAIGRSAIAIALIGMVGAMGYLLAVGPEGIFDGPGFYLQLWALALGTTIGVTLGLAAAVKRQIAMHQALMAYAFALLLTAPLLRVGYLLLGNLWPETTQLETNLAGAAFLATWAPLGAFLAARALDTRQRRTSAIGPLPGRALDIGVLAAAVVATAVLAGRYAAAFDGLDRVTTTGLIGAAAGIAIAVTNHVAARRAGNSLAAEEWRVIGLSLLAGAPTGVVLWALYDLPFTTYDAYVGMLLTAPALALSVGFLVVVWRRRVVRRSANLPTANVPTAA from the coding sequence GTGAGCACCACCGCCAGAAAAAGAGCCAGCCTGCTCGGCTGGGGAGCCATCACGGCATTGGCGGTTCTCTACGGGCCGATGGCGATCGAGTACATGTGGCGCTTCTTCAACCCCGATGCGCCACAGCTCTGGAATCACACCTTCGGCGCGATTGTCGACCATGACGAGGTCTACGGTCCGGGGTCGATCCACGCCGAGAAGGCAGTCGACTACTCCGAGAACCGCTACGTCCTGCTCCTCCACACCTCCGCCGGCGGCATCGCGATCGTGCTCTTCGCTGCGCAGTTCTCCGCACGCGTGCGCCGCAACCTCGCCCGCCACCGCGCCATCGGACGGTCCGCCATCGCCATCGCGCTGATCGGCATGGTGGGCGCCATGGGCTACCTGCTCGCCGTCGGCCCCGAGGGAATCTTCGACGGCCCCGGGTTCTACCTCCAGCTCTGGGCTCTCGCCCTCGGCACCACGATCGGCGTGACCCTCGGCCTCGCTGCTGCCGTCAAGCGACAGATCGCCATGCACCAGGCCCTGATGGCCTACGCGTTCGCCCTCCTGCTGACCGCGCCACTGCTGCGCGTCGGCTACCTCCTGCTCGGCAACCTCTGGCCGGAAACCACCCAACTGGAGACCAACCTCGCCGGAGCCGCCTTCCTCGCAACGTGGGCACCGCTGGGCGCCTTCCTCGCCGCCCGCGCACTGGACACCCGCCAGCGGCGCACCTCGGCGATCGGCCCACTGCCCGGTCGCGCCCTCGACATCGGTGTCCTCGCCGCGGCCGTTGTCGCGACAGCGGTCCTCGCAGGGCGCTACGCGGCGGCCTTCGACGGACTCGACCGCGTGACGACGACGGGCCTCATCGGCGCCGCCGCCGGCATCGCGATTGCCGTGACCAACCACGTAGCCGCCCGACGCGCGGGGAACAGCCTGGCCGCCGAGGAGTGGCGCGTCATCGGCCTTTCCCTGCTCGCCGGCGCCCCCACCGGAGTCGTGCTGTGGGCCCTGTACGACCTGCCCTTCACCACGTACGACGCCTACGTCGGCATGCTGCTGACCGCGCCGGCCCTCGCCCTGAGCGTCGGCTTCCTGGTCGTCGTCTGGCGTCGACGCGTCGTACGACGCAGTGCGAACCTCCCAACAGCAAACGTGCCTACGGCAGCTTGA
- a CDS encoding TetR/AcrR family transcriptional regulator, with translation MSSDVSALTGGPMRERLTAAAARLVASGGAATLSVRRVASEAGTSTMSVYSQFGSMDALVDAVVDDGFDRLESRFVAIEPTDDPIGDLGRQTAAYVDHARENPELYAVMFGVARVGSHQAVTPDELAVGRAGTLDRVGATLQRAVEKKRLREAGGSALAFRWWTIAHGYAMLEGSGYVTREKGPIRILAPLLIDFVVGEGCPRRGAEQSIRRALDLPLP, from the coding sequence ATGTCGAGCGATGTGAGTGCACTCACGGGCGGACCGATGCGGGAGCGTCTGACCGCGGCGGCCGCGCGCCTCGTCGCCTCGGGCGGCGCAGCGACGCTGAGCGTCCGCCGCGTCGCCAGCGAGGCGGGGACCTCGACAATGTCCGTCTACAGCCAGTTCGGATCGATGGACGCGCTCGTCGACGCCGTGGTCGACGACGGCTTTGATCGTCTGGAGAGTCGGTTCGTCGCGATCGAGCCCACGGACGACCCGATCGGCGATCTCGGTCGGCAGACCGCGGCGTACGTCGACCATGCGCGCGAGAACCCCGAGTTGTACGCCGTGATGTTCGGCGTCGCCCGCGTCGGCTCCCACCAGGCGGTCACCCCTGATGAACTCGCCGTCGGCCGTGCCGGAACCCTCGATCGCGTGGGGGCAACCCTCCAGCGAGCGGTCGAGAAGAAGCGACTGCGCGAAGCCGGCGGCTCCGCACTGGCGTTCCGTTGGTGGACCATCGCCCATGGCTACGCGATGCTCGAAGGCTCGGGTTACGTCACGCGCGAGAAGGGCCCCATCCGCATCCTGGCGCCGCTCCTGATCGACTTCGTCGTCGGCGAAGGGTGCCCACGACGAGGCGCGGAACAATCGATCCGACGGGCTCTGGACCTGCCGCTGCCCTGA